From the Chryseobacterium sp. G0201 genome, the window AACAGGTACATTGAATACCGCACAAATAGCTTTGGGTTATAAAGTGTCTGATCAGTTCTCAGTAGGTGCAAGAGCAAATTACTATTTTGGTAACCTTTATGATACAAACGAAATAGCGATTTCAGATGCTGAGTTGATCAACGGTTATGAAACTAAAAATAGTATTAAAAACTTCAACTTTACGTTAGGAGCAAGTTACCAAAAACTGGATACCCGTAACGACCGTAAACTTACAATTGGTGCTACTACTACTTTTGGTAACACAAGTAATATGATGACTGACTATAAAAACAGTACCTATTACTACGCTGCCGGAGATGTAAAAACTGGAGAAAGCATTATTGAAGAAAAAAGTACAAGTTCTAAAAACCTTTTACCAATTCAGGCATCTCTTGGTGTAGGTTATGGTGAAGAAAACAAATGGTTCCTTTCCGGTCAGGTAGACTATAAAAAAGGAGAATCAATTGCTTACTTTGGAAAAAGTTTAGATCTTCAGGATTCTTACAGAATTTCTGCCGGAGGTTGGTATTTGCCAAACTATAACAACTTTAGAAATTATTTCTCAAGAGTTGTCTACAGATATGGTGCTTTCTATGAAAAAGGAAGCCTTCAAATTGCAGGTACAAACATCAACAAATTTGGTATCTCTGCAGGTGTACTTCTTCCGTTCAAAACAAGTAGCATAACAAGAATGAGTGGTCTTGAGCTTGGTTTGGAAGTAGGAAAAAGAGGAACTCTTAAAAATGGCTTGATCAATCAGAATTATGTTAACTTAAAAGTTGGTTTCAATTTTGCTGATAAGTGGTTCAGAAAGCGTTTGCTTGAATAAAAAATGAAGTTTGTAAAAAACATAGCATATAAAAATATAGCATACCTTTTTAGTTGTGCTATATTTTTTATATTGACATCTTGTGAAGAAGATCTTACCAAATCTAAAGGTCTTCAAACTAAAAATTTTCCTTCAACGATCATCTACAATGCTAAAATCGTTAAGAGAGATTCGGGTTTTATAAGCATGAAAGCACTCGCTCCTCTCATCGAAAAATATGAATTGATCGACAGTCCATATACCGTGGCTAACAAAGGTATCAATATTGAATTTTTTGACAAGAAAAAACCCAAGGTTCCCGGAAAGATCACTGCAAAATATGCCAGAATTTTTGAATATAAAAAGTTCTACGAAGCAAAAGGTGACGTAAGAATCACTACAAATGAAGGTCAGAGATTTGCAATGCAAAGTATTTTCTGGGATCAGAAAAAAAACCGTATTTATACTCGTGACACAGTATTTGTAACCATGGAAGACGGCTCTACGCTTATCGGTGCTAACGGTATGACGGCAAAAGATGACTTTTCTGAATATACTTTCTACAAAAATTCCGGAAATTTCAGCACAACCAAATTATCCGAATCTAAAAAATAAACATCTGCTATGATCTTGCATGCAATAGGATTAATGTCTGGAACCAGCCTGGATGGCTTGGATATCTGCTATGCAACATTCGAAAAGAAGGAAACCTGGAGTTTCCTGATCATAAAGGCAGAAACAATTCCTTATCCCAAAAACTGGGAAGACAAACTCCGTAATTCTATTCATCTTTCTGCAGAAGAATTATTAGAATTACATTCAGAATACGGTTTTTATTTAGGAAAACTCACTCAGAATTTCATTCAAAAATTTGATTTACAAAATATTGACCTGATCGCTTCTCACGGTCATACAGTTTTTCATCAGCCACAAAAAAAATTCACTTTACAGATTGGAGACGGAAGAGCTATCAAATTAGAAACTCATCTGCCTGTAATCTATGATTTCAGATCTCAAGACGTTTTGATGGGCGGAAATGGAGCGCCTTTGGTTCCTATTGGTGATGAATTATTGTTTTCACA encodes:
- the lptC gene encoding LPS export ABC transporter periplasmic protein LptC; this encodes MKFVKNIAYKNIAYLFSCAIFFILTSCEEDLTKSKGLQTKNFPSTIIYNAKIVKRDSGFISMKALAPLIEKYELIDSPYTVANKGINIEFFDKKKPKVPGKITAKYARIFEYKKFYEAKGDVRITTNEGQRFAMQSIFWDQKKNRIYTRDTVFVTMEDGSTLIGANGMTAKDDFSEYTFYKNSGNFSTTKLSESKK